The nucleotide window GTTGTTTTACATCTTCCTGCGCTTTGTCCAATTCGGCCTTAGTTAGTTTGCCTTTGGCCAATTCAACGCGTAAAACTTTTATTTTGGATTTAAGTGAATCGTTTGCGGCCCGCATTTCGGCAGTCATTTTGGCCTTGCCTGAATTTACCTGCTCAATTTGCGCCTCCAGGCTATCCAGTTCGGTTTGCAGCCTGGTTTTTTCACTATCAGTAGTTACAACCCTTACATCCGATTTGTTTTTTTGCATGTACAGGTAAACATCTGTTACCAGCAGGGCCACAACAACAACTATTAAAAAATAAATAACATTCGAATTCTTTTTAGGAGCTTGTGTTGGTTGGTTTTCCATTTGTATCAGTTTTAAAATTATAAAATAGCATATCCTATGCCCGTATCTGAAAATATAGCTGTTTAAACAACTTTTGTACCTAATAACCGTGTTTTTGCAGATAGGTTTTGTAAATATGCTTTATTTACCGGCAGTATATTACTGCTAAAAGTAGTTACATTATGTTTAAAAACACAAAATACTTGTAATTATTGCCCGTTATAGTAATATTAAACTGGTGCAGTTTATATCTTTACAGCTTTTAAAAAATACCTGATGTCCGTATACAGACTTTTCTTTCCGAGCATTATAATCCTTGCAACCTGTTTTTACCTTCACGCGCAATCGCCCGTAATTCCGGTAACTGATATGGCCCCAAAACGCGAGTTCAGGGGAGCATGGGTAGCCACGGTAGCTAATATTGACTGGCCAAGCACCCCGCACTTATCAACCGATAAACAACAAAAAGAGTTGATAGATATCCTGGAGTTTGACCGTAAAACCGGTATCAACGCAGTGATGTTCCAGGTACGTCCTGCTGCCGATGCTTTTTATTTTAAAAGTCACGAACCCTGGTCTAAATGGTTAACAGGCCAGCAAGGCAAAGCCCCCGACCCGGTTTACGACCCACTGGAACTGGCTATTAAAGAAGCCCATAAGCGCGCTATAGAACTGCATGCCTGGTTTAACCCTTACCGTGCTACGCTGGATGGTAATTTTAGTGCACTTAGTCCACAGCATATTACCCGTATTAAACCCGAATGGTTTTTTATATATGGGGGCATTAAGCTGTTTAACCCGGGCATACCCGAAGTGCGCGACTATATTGTTGAAGTGATACTGAACGTGGTAGATAACTATGATATAGATGGCGTGCATATGGACGATTACTTTTACCCGTACCGGATAGCCGGACAAAAAATAAACGATGCAGAAGCCTTTAAAAAATATGGTGCCGATTTTGACAACATTGACGATTGGCGCCGCGACAACGTGAACCAACTGATAAAAATGCTGGGCGACAGCATACACAAACATAAGCCATACATGAAATTTGGTATCAGCCCGTTTGGGATATGGGCTAACAAAAGCCAAAACCCTGAAGGATCGAATACCCATGGCGGCGATTCTTATTATGAACAGTATGCCGATTCGCGCAAGTGGATTAAAGAGGGTTGGGTAGATTATATTAACCCTCAATTATATTGGCCCTTTAAATATCGCCTGGCAGCTTTTGAAAACCTGCTTGACTGGTGGAGCGATAATACCTACGGGCGCCACCTGTATATTGGGCAGGCTGCTTACCGGGTAAATGAGATTGGTTCGCCAGGGTTCAAAATGCCCTCGCAAATACCCGATCAGATCAAATATATGCGGGCCAATCCGCGTGTGCAGGGCAGTATTTATTTCAGTCAAAAATCGTTAATAAATAACCCGCTTGGGCTGGGCGATTCATTACGCAAAACTTATTATAATCACCCGGCGCTGCCACCGGTTATGCTTTGGCTGGATTCTATACCGCCTAATCAGCCACAGCAATTGCTGGCCACGGCTGCCCCAGGGAAGGTAACTTTAAAATGGACGGCCCCCTTGCCGGCAAAAGATAAAGAGCCGGTTTATGGTTATGTAATATATCGCTTTACAGGCGATGAAAAAGTTAATGTTAACCGGGCCGAAAATATCCTGAGCATCCGTTACAATACCGAGCAAATAGCCGAAGATAAAACCGCCGAGCCTAACAAAAAATATATTTATGTGGTGACCGCCATCGATCGGCTTAAAAACGAAAGTGAACAAAGCGAACCGGTGACAGTGGTAGGGAAGTAAATGATTTCAAAAGCCGAAATGCCAAATGCGGAGCAATTAAATCCCGCATTTGACATTTCGGCTTTCGCATTTTCAGGGGTTCATAATCGTCCCTCATCCATTTATACCAATGGCTTGCGCAGTCAAACCATATTGATTAACGGGTAATTTACTAAGCCGGGAGCTTCCCTGGGCTGATTTATGCACCTTATTGATAGGCATGCAGAACTATTCGGAATTTTTTATCCATGTTATGACACTTAGTTTTCAGACAGTTAAGCGACTAATTCCAAATATTTGAAATTAGTGTTTTGAAGGTGAGCTATTTCTGCTTACATTTGCATCCCGCTTCAGAAAAAAGGCGGTTGTTTTTTAACATTTAAGGTC belongs to Mucilaginibacter boryungensis and includes:
- a CDS encoding glycoside hydrolase family 10 protein; the encoded protein is MAPKREFRGAWVATVANIDWPSTPHLSTDKQQKELIDILEFDRKTGINAVMFQVRPAADAFYFKSHEPWSKWLTGQQGKAPDPVYDPLELAIKEAHKRAIELHAWFNPYRATLDGNFSALSPQHITRIKPEWFFIYGGIKLFNPGIPEVRDYIVEVILNVVDNYDIDGVHMDDYFYPYRIAGQKINDAEAFKKYGADFDNIDDWRRDNVNQLIKMLGDSIHKHKPYMKFGISPFGIWANKSQNPEGSNTHGGDSYYEQYADSRKWIKEGWVDYINPQLYWPFKYRLAAFENLLDWWSDNTYGRHLYIGQAAYRVNEIGSPGFKMPSQIPDQIKYMRANPRVQGSIYFSQKSLINNPLGLGDSLRKTYYNHPALPPVMLWLDSIPPNQPQQLLATAAPGKVTLKWTAPLPAKDKEPVYGYVIYRFTGDEKVNVNRAENILSIRYNTEQIAEDKTAEPNKKYIYVVTAIDRLKNESEQSEPVTVVGK